One genomic window of Marinobacter adhaerens HP15 includes the following:
- a CDS encoding tyrosine-type recombinase/integrase, which produces MGTITDKQMNSKPGKSIWLTEDAPRGCGRFMARILKSGDRLFYFRYTNSQGERVFLPVGNYDQSGKDGLTLREARTKAGELSRLYQAGIRDLREYQEAEEDARKATHEAEMARLRAEREAAEAEKARQAARKTVTELFEHWADIDLKNRKDGGAEVRRLFEKDVLPKIGQLAVEDVKKGHVTEVVDAQLNRGVTRMAKLTLSLIRQMFRFAVDRDLIEYDPTASIRKSKIGGKDVERDRVLNDGEIKALANQIPDAQMLPSTSIAIWIMLTTCCRIGELIKAEWVDVNLKQGAWKIPAENSKNGKPHEIALSSFAVAWFKDLEKLSGDSRWCYPNSSDTGSVCPKSITKQIRDRQLPTGKEPSKGRSSKAQALVLSGGKWTPHDLRRTGATIMTAQGVIPEVAERCLNHTEENKVKRVYQRHSYGPETREAWDLLGAHVRKLFYMGIGN; this is translated from the coding sequence ATGGGAACGATTACAGACAAACAAATGAACTCAAAGCCAGGGAAGTCGATCTGGTTGACTGAGGATGCTCCGAGGGGATGTGGGCGTTTCATGGCCCGCATTCTGAAAAGCGGGGACAGACTGTTTTACTTCCGATATACCAATTCCCAGGGTGAACGGGTCTTCCTTCCTGTAGGTAATTACGATCAGTCTGGTAAGGACGGCCTAACCCTGCGAGAGGCGCGAACGAAGGCCGGTGAGCTATCCCGCTTATACCAGGCTGGCATTCGGGATCTGAGGGAGTATCAGGAGGCAGAGGAGGACGCACGTAAGGCCACCCATGAGGCAGAGATGGCCAGGTTACGGGCTGAGCGAGAGGCTGCAGAGGCAGAAAAAGCACGCCAGGCCGCCCGTAAGACCGTGACGGAGCTTTTTGAGCATTGGGCGGACATCGATCTTAAAAACCGGAAAGATGGCGGAGCAGAGGTTCGTAGGCTCTTTGAAAAGGATGTGCTTCCTAAAATTGGTCAGCTTGCGGTTGAAGATGTCAAAAAGGGCCATGTCACAGAGGTCGTCGATGCGCAGCTTAATCGCGGTGTGACCCGCATGGCAAAGCTGACGCTGAGCCTCATCAGGCAGATGTTTCGTTTTGCAGTAGACCGGGATTTGATCGAGTACGACCCCACGGCCAGTATCCGGAAGTCAAAAATTGGTGGTAAAGACGTTGAGCGCGACAGAGTATTGAATGACGGGGAAATTAAAGCGCTTGCCAATCAGATCCCCGATGCGCAGATGTTGCCTTCCACATCCATCGCTATCTGGATCATGCTGACAACTTGTTGCAGAATCGGAGAGCTGATTAAAGCGGAGTGGGTCGATGTGAATTTAAAGCAGGGTGCTTGGAAGATCCCTGCGGAAAACAGTAAGAATGGTAAGCCGCACGAAATTGCTTTATCCAGCTTCGCTGTGGCTTGGTTTAAAGACCTGGAGAAGCTATCCGGGGATTCTCGATGGTGTTATCCGAACTCATCAGATACTGGCTCAGTCTGTCCCAAATCAATCACCAAGCAAATTCGTGATCGACAGCTTCCCACCGGTAAAGAGCCAAGCAAAGGGCGAAGCTCAAAGGCTCAAGCACTCGTTCTTTCAGGTGGAAAGTGGACCCCACATGATCTCCGGCGAACTGGGGCAACAATAATGACCGCGCAGGGTGTGATACCCGAGGTGGCTGAACGTTGCCTCAACCATACTGAAGAAAATAAGGTGAAGCGAGTGTACCAGCGCCACAGTTACGGCCCTGAGACGAGAGAAGCATGGGATTTGCTGGGTGCCCATGTGCGAAAACTGTTTTATATGGGCATAGGTAATTGA
- a CDS encoding YagK/YfjJ domain-containing protein — translation MTYVYESLDTIKDLDAIATLSKKIAKVESLSRSSKREIIRLLGISEEGLSIDAPLYGMNPYVEAFFSAKNTVISPHAIDQDVGKLISGDLGDNKLLKDFCQSLQKYTSTPEFKRTIRINRKSELKRENSCSRYIDAHLENYARLIVVRIDLRLRIDPDKVNFLSDLFIDMARFWRRLRRDLRESEKIPKPEGFIGKLEHGHYRGYHFHVMLFFDGSKHQKDVILARMIGEHWKNEVTEGRGDYHNCNATDPAKYKYYGIGRVEHWDIEKIENLKFAACYLAKTDYSLNSLNISANRTFFRGTIPKKKERRGRKRKCNPVF, via the coding sequence ATGACATACGTATATGAATCATTAGACACTATCAAGGATCTAGATGCTATAGCAACACTATCAAAAAAGATAGCCAAAGTAGAATCGTTATCACGATCAAGCAAGCGAGAAATAATAAGACTTCTTGGTATCTCAGAAGAGGGATTATCTATTGACGCCCCACTCTATGGAATGAATCCCTATGTAGAGGCCTTCTTCTCAGCAAAAAACACAGTCATATCACCACACGCCATAGACCAAGATGTAGGAAAACTCATTTCAGGGGATCTAGGTGACAACAAACTGCTCAAAGACTTCTGCCAATCATTGCAGAAATATACCTCCACCCCAGAGTTTAAGCGCACTATCAGAATCAACCGAAAATCAGAATTAAAAAGAGAAAATAGCTGTTCCCGATATATTGATGCTCACCTAGAAAATTATGCAAGACTCATCGTTGTGAGAATTGACCTACGTCTTAGAATCGACCCTGACAAGGTCAACTTTTTAAGTGATTTATTTATCGACATGGCAAGATTCTGGCGCCGACTCCGAAGAGATTTGAGAGAATCTGAAAAAATACCCAAGCCGGAAGGCTTTATCGGGAAACTGGAACATGGACATTATCGTGGTTATCATTTCCACGTTATGCTTTTTTTCGACGGGTCCAAGCACCAGAAAGATGTCATCTTAGCCAGAATGATTGGAGAACACTGGAAAAACGAGGTAACGGAGGGTCGAGGAGACTATCATAACTGTAATGCAACGGACCCTGCAAAATACAAATACTATGGAATTGGGCGTGTAGAGCATTGGGATATCGAAAAGATCGAGAATCTGAAATTTGCGGCCTGCTATTTAGCAAAAACAGACTACTCTTTAAATTCTCTAAATATTTCGGCTAATCGGACTTTCTTTCGGGGAACGATACCAAAGAAAAAGGAGAGACGAGGCAGAAAAAGGAAATGCAATCCAGTTTTTTAA
- a CDS encoding DUF3987 domain-containing protein has translation MKNLLKLSDRAADHCIAVGNEIEVNMRPGGIYANATDHASKLLENIVRVAGILHVVNNESGNISYDTLDAAVHICVFFSNEYMMVFDHTPNHVVNAMILNDWLTSNVRGRNQRYIPKRHTRQYCPSAVRKPAQFRDALEYLECSGYIRVFVNEKNRHLIDTMPHLPA, from the coding sequence ATGAAGAACCTTCTGAAATTAAGTGATCGTGCGGCAGACCACTGTATCGCTGTCGGCAACGAGATTGAGGTCAATATGAGGCCTGGCGGTATCTATGCCAATGCAACGGATCACGCATCCAAGCTCTTGGAAAATATAGTCAGAGTGGCGGGGATATTACACGTTGTGAACAACGAGAGCGGTAATATCAGCTATGACACCTTGGATGCTGCCGTTCATATATGCGTATTTTTCTCAAACGAATATATGATGGTTTTCGATCACACCCCGAATCACGTCGTCAATGCCATGATTCTTAACGATTGGCTGACAAGTAATGTCCGTGGCCGGAATCAGCGATATATCCCAAAGAGGCACACCAGGCAGTACTGTCCTTCAGCAGTGAGGAAACCAGCGCAATTCAGGGACGCGCTAGAATACCTTGAATGTAGCGGATACATTCGAGTTTTCGTAAATGAAAAGAACAGGCATCTAATCGATACGATGCCTCATCTTCCAGCATAG